CTCCCTTGCTGGCAGCCATTTCAACTGCCTTTCTTAAATTTTCTTCAAAATACTTTCTTGTTACTTCATTACCTTCTTCATAGTAAACATCATATCCAGCTAATTGAATTATTTTAACCCCTAAATCATCAGCCAATTCAATAGCTCTTTTCATTATATCCATACCTTTAATTCTTATTTCTTCACTCATACTTCCTAAAGGATATTTCCTATGTCCACTTAAACACATAGTTCTGATTTCAACACCGCACTTAAACATCAATTCAACAATGGCTTTTCTATCACCTTTAGACATATATAATCTAGATAACTTTTCCTCAGTTTCATCTATGCTTATTTCAACAGTATCAAAGCCACACTCTTTTGCACAATTTAACTTTTCTTCCCAGGTCAAATAGCTTGGCATAGACTTTTCATATAATCCTAAACTATACCCTTTCATAAGCTCACCTCTTTCTAACCTTGTCCGTAATAAGCATTTGGTCCATGCTTTCTCATAAAATGTTTTTCTATTAAATCTTGTGGCATTCTATTTGCATTATGATTGCTTAAAAGTTCAGTATTTAATGCCATCATTGCAACTTCTTCAAGTACTACTGCATTATGAACAGCATCTAATGCATCTTTCCCCCATGAAAAAGGTCCATGATTCTTAACTAAAACTGCTGGTACATGAACTGGATTTAACTTGCTAAAGGTTTCTACTATAACACCACCTGTATTGTATTCATATTCATTACTTATCTCTTCACTAGTCATATTTCTTGTACAAGGAATTTCATTATAGAAATAATCCGCTTGTGTTGTGCCATATGGAATTATTCCTTTCCCGGCTTGTGCAAATATAGTTGCATATCTTGAATGAGTATGTACAATTCCCCCAATATCCTTAAAATCCTTGTACAATTTTAAATGAGTTGGTGTATCTGATGAAGGTTTATATTTTCCTTCAACAACTTTTCCATCCATATCAACTACAACCATATCTTCTGGTTTCATCATCTCATAATCTACTCCAGATGGTTTAATTACAAAAAGCCCTGTTTCTCTATCTATAGCTGACACGTTTCCCCAAGTAAAAGTCACAAGTTTGTATTTAGGTAAAAGCATATTAGCTTCATAAACTTTTTTCTTTAATTCTTCTAACATTTAATTTCCTCCCGCTTCCAAAATTCATACCGCTTTACTCTGATTTAAATTTTTCATTAAAGATTAAGCATGGAATTCACTTGATAACCATGCTCGTAAATTTAATATCTATAATTACTCTTTTATTACTGTATAAACAGCTGCTTCATTCTTTGTATGGTTAGCTGAAACAATCAAATCGCAGTCCTTTAAATTAATAACTGCTACATTAGCAGGTCCTGCACCTTTTTCTATAATTGTTTCTTGACATTTTCCATCAACCCATTGAATATAAAACAATTCAGCTTCTACACGTCTTACACCACCAACAAAGCTTGGTACACCGCAAAGAGTTGTTCCTACTAAGGTATGCGCAAAATCTATTTCATGTGGATATGTATAAATTTCAGTATATTTACCATCAATTAATTTGTATATTTTCATCGAATTTCCATGGAATGGTTCAATAGTCATTAGTTCATCCTTGCCATCACCATCTAAATCACACCAAGCAACTTCACTAATTTGACCTTCCATTAAATGATTAACTTCCCACTCTCCAGTTTTACTTGGGATTACTTCAAATACTCCTTGATCACATCCAAGAGTTCCGTGTATCTTTCCATCAACTATATGACGTATATATCCATGATTTCTAAACAAACCATTTTTTAGAACTTTAAGTTCAATTCCATCAGTTGGATTCTCTGGCAATTTACCATAATAAATTGTACCTGAATGACTCCAGTCATCTTTAGCTGCTTTTAGATCTGCTATTGTTGCAGCAACTACATATATTTCACCATCAACATCCCATACATCAAAACGGTGCAAATATGGTAATTTATTAACAGTTTCAATAACCCATTCACCCTCAACTAAATGTCCCCAAACTAATCTAGAACCACTTGGACTTTCTTTTAAATAAAAATCGCGAACTGCTAAGAATTCATTTTTACGGTTAGGAATAGGAATTATTGACATGCATCCTCCACCGTTGTCCCATACTGTTTGACGGTGCTTAAAATCCTTACCACTATATGCATAACAAGGATATCCTTTCTCTTCAGAAGCTACAAATAAATTCAATTCACCATTAACTTCCATTGAACTTGCCGAATATGCCCTATACATTTCATCTAAGTGTTTTTTAATAATTTTCATGTTTAATTCACCTCAATTTCGAATTAACCTAGTTAAATTTCTAGGTATCCAATTTAATAATCAAACTTATAAATATAATATACATGCATCATTAAGAAATTATTATCGTAACACTACACTAGAAATTAGATACATATTTGTGCAAGCGGCATATGAAATTAAGCTGTGCTGGTTATTAGTGGAAGGTTGTTCCACTTTCTGCTTGTCATAAATTTACTTTAAGAACATGCAGAAATGAGTGCATCCTTCCACTTAGAACCCATCCAGCGAAAATTTCATTAGTCCGCTGTAATAAATATGTGTTTAATTTCGGTAAGTTACCCATATGTCTAATTCTTGCTTTGGATATCTATAATACTTTATCATTTTTTTTAGCTATTTGAAGGAATATTATAGTGATATATACTTTACTTTTTATTAACTATTTGCTCTAGAACTTTTTCTTCCATTTCTTGTTCTGATAATATATTTTTCAAGCCTATTATTATAGTTCCTGAATCTTCTGCTCTTTTAAAGTTTGATTTTAACACTTCTGAACAAAATACTACATCAAAACTTGATGCTTGGCTTTTTGCTTCCCCAACACTGTTATGTTGTACTGACACTTCTATTCCCAATTTTTTAAACACTTTGTTTATTTTCATCTTTATAATTTGACTTGATCCCATTCCACTTCCGCACGCTGCTATTACTTTTAACATAATTTATACACACCCTTCTTCATTTTATTTTTTATTTCATTACATTAAATATCGAACTTACTTTACGTTACTATATATTGTTTATGCTTTCTCAATTTCATTAAGATATTCTTCGTAATCTTCTGCTATTTTGAAATAACCTTTTTTATTTTTAAGATATTGGAATTGTGGTATTGCAAGTAATGCTATAACTGCTATTCCAAAACCTACATATGTGAAGTTCTTCATTAAGAATCCAATTACTGGCCATACTGTATCCCAGTCGAAGTTTCCATGCCATCCTCCGAATTGTGATAACCCAAAATAATAAGCTGCAAATGCTCCACCTAATACTTGAATTATTCCTGATACTAATGGAATTATGCAAGCTGCTTTTAATCCACCTTTTCTATTTGCAAATACTGCAAATGTTGCATTATCAAAGAATACTGGAACGAATCCTGTGATTATTAATACTGGGCTATGGAATACTATTAAACCAAGAATTGATATAAATTGTCCTAATGCACCAAATAAGAATCCAATTGTTACTGCATTAGCATGACCAAATCCATATGTTGCTGCACAGTCAACTGCTGGCATTGAACCTGGTAAAATTTTATTTGAAATACCTTGAAATGATTCTGTAAGTTCTCCAACGAACATCTTAACTCCAAGTTGTAATATACTTAAGTAAACCGCAAAACTTAATGATTTTTCCATTATGTAGAAGAAAAAGTTTCTATCTGCTGCAAAACCTGTCTTGTCTATTTGATGTAACAAATCTGATCCTAATATCCCCATAATTGTTCCAAAGAATAACATCATTAAAACACCAGTTGCAACTACATTATCATTGAATATTTGTAAAAATCCAGGTAATTGAAGATGTTCTATTGATTTTTCTTTATTACCAATTTTTCCTGCAATCTTATCTGTAAGCCATATACCAAACATTTGTTGATGACCAACTGCAAATCCACCACCTTCAGTTAATTCTTGAGTTGCTTCAACTGTAAGGTTTGCTGATACTGCCCAATAAGCTCCAAGTAATAGTCCAAGCATAATTACTGCTTGTGTATCAATTATATTAGGGAAACAGAATAATACTAACCATAATGCTGTTGACGATTGTTGAACCATTATATGTCCTGTAATAAACACTGTTCTTACTTTTGTAACTTTTCTAAATAATACCAATATTATATTAAATATAAATGCTATTAATAATACTATCATCATAAGAGAAAATGATCTGCCAATATTTTCAATTGCCTTTTGTGCTGCTGTTTGACCAAAATAAGGATCAATAACTGCTGCTGTTAAATTAAAACGATCTTTTAATCCAGCTAGTATTGGACGGAAGTTACTAACTAATCCACCAGATGCTACATTTAAAATTAAATAACCAACAGTTGCTTTTATAAATCCTGCAATCGCCTCGTAAATTGGACGTTTTAATAACAAATAACCTATAAGTACTATAAAACCAATAAAAAACGCAGGGTTTGTTAAAATATTTACCTGAAAAAATTTCCATATGCCCAATAATATTTCCATTTTAATTCCTCCATTATTTAAATTTATTTTACTTTCATTAATTTTCTCTTTCGATTATCTTTCGTAGCCTTTATTTTATACTGCATTAGCTTGTAACATTTCAACTATTGCATCTAAATCTTCCTTACATTCTGCTTCTAATAATTTATCAACTACAGCTTCGTCTTCTATTAAGCCAACCATATTTGATAAGTTTTGTAGATGTACTTCATTATCAGTAGATGCCAAAACAAAGAATAATCTTGCATCTTGTTCAGGATCATCACTAAAATGAACAGGATTTTTAGTTCTCATAAAACACATTGCTGTTTCATTAACTCCAACTACACCTTCTTGTGCATGTGGTATACAGATATTTGGAGCTATAACTATGTATGGTCCATATTTCTTAACATTTTCTATTATTGCATCAGCATATGCCTCTTCTATTGCCCCATCGTTTATTAAAGGTTTACAAGAAGCCTTAATTGCGTCTTCCCAATTATCAAATCCATCATGGAATGAAATTCTTCCCTTCTCAATTAATTCTTTTAACATCTCTTTCCTCCTTATTATTTGGATAGAGGGCTAATTCATAACCCTCTATGAATTTTACTATAACATTGATTTAAATGGTAGGTCTGGTTCTATTTCAAATGCATCGTGGAAGCCTCTATCGTGATGATATTGCATTACATCCTTATCGTTTGGATAAACGAATTTGCCACCGACTTCCCAAATAAATGGTTTAAATTTATATTGTAATCTATATTTTCTCATATTCCATAAAGTTATAATTTCTTGTGTATCAGCCATAAAGTTTGTCCAGATATCATGATGGAATGGAATGACAACTTTAGTATTTAAACATTCAGCCATTCTTAAGATATCAATAGAGGTCATTTTATCTGTCATCCCCCTTGGATTTTCACCAAATGATCCTAAAGCAACATCTATTTTATGATCGTTACCATGTTTTGCATAGTAATTAGAATAATGTGAATCACCACTATGATAAAGGCTTCCACCTGGAGTTTTGAAAAGATAATTTACAGCTAACTTATCCATATCCCTTGGCATTTTATCTTTTAATATTGTACCTTTTGGCGCTGTAACAAGTTCAGTACGATCAAAAGAATCAAGTGCAACAATTTCTGTATCTTTTACTTTTACCACATCACCAGGTTTTACAACTATACATTGGTCTTCTGGAACTCCCCAGCCTAACCAAATATCTACACAAGCTTGTGGTCCTATGAATTTAACATCCTTTGAACAATTTTGAATTACAGCTGCTGCTACATTTGCATCAATATGATCACTATGATCATGTGTAGCTAAAATTGCATCAACTTCTTTTATTTTAAAAGGATCAATAACACAAACTGAATTTCTTAAATTTGGTTGCATTGCTACGCATCCTATCATCCTTTGATGTTGATGCTGTTTAGCCATTAATGGATTTGCTTTTGTTTTCTTTCCTGAATTAACCCATAAGTCTACACATATATTTGCATTTCCTTCAGATTTAAGCCATATTCCTGTACATCCCAACCACCACATTGCAAAGGTTCCTGGTTTCACTTCTTCTTGTTCTATTTCTTCATTAAGCCATGTTCCCCATTCTGGAAATGTGTTTAATATCCAAGACTCTCTTGTAATTTCATTTACTTTTGACACTTTAAATCTCCCCTTTATTATAATTAATGATCTTTTATTTTCTTATTTTATCTTTTTGAACGTTTTGAATTATTTATTTTGAACTTTCTGTCTTGTTTATGTTTTCATAATACACCAACAATTCAAAAAGTTCAAGTATTTTTTGAACGTTTTTTTATTTTTTTATTTTTTGATCATTTTTATTGAACTTTTTGAACATTTATATTATACTGATATTGGATACACTCTAATTATTGTTAATTTAGTCTATACAAAAACATACTATAGATAATCAACATAATCATTAAGTGGATAGTGTATACGCACTTTACAGGAAGTAAATTATCTATATTTTATTTATTCGATATATTCATAAAACTTATCAATTATATTAAAGGAGGAGCAACTTAAATGAAAAAGACTCAAGGTATCGTATCTAAAAGACGAGCAAGAATTTTAGAATATTTAAATTCAAACGAAACTATTAGCAACAATGAATTAGCCGAAAAGCTAAATATATCTCCTCTAACTTTAAGAAGAGATTTGCAAGCATTAGATGAAGAAGGCTTGGTAGTAAGACATTATGGTGGTGCAAAATTAGCATCTTCAAGTGATAAATATGAAAATCCAAGTTCTAATGAAAATGAAAACAATTCAACATTACTTGATAACAAACATGCTCTAGCAAAATATGCTGCTAGTTTGATAAATGATGGGGACACAATATTTATTAATTCTAGTTCAACTGCACTATTAATATTAGAGTATTTAGGCCATAAACGTGTTTATGTCGTTACAAACAATGGCAAAGCACTTCATTCTACTATTGGCCCTAACATAGATCTTGTTTTAACTGGAGGACAGGTTTATGAAAGAAAACAATCACTAATTGGGGAATTTGCAACTTACATTCTTTCAAAAATTACTGCTAACAAATGTTTCTTAGGGGTTAGCGGAATAGATTGTGATTTAGGCATTAGTACATCAGTTCTTCAAGAAACACTTGTTAATCACGAAATGATTAACCGTTGTGGCGGACCGATTTATGTTTTAGCTGATAGCAACAAAATTGGTAAGCACCATAATTTTTCAAGTGGCGAAATAAACGAAATTTCTCATCTTATTACAGATTCAAATATAAGCGATGAGGATATTGAAAAATTCAAAGAAAAAGGAGTTACTGTAACAAAAGTAACTAATGAATAATTAGTAAATCTAAGCTATTGCAAATAATTAGAAATCAAATATATTCTTCCTACATCACAAGAAAAAATATATTTGATTTCTTAATAAAGGCCTTCAATTCCGCTCATACTAATGCTATTTCATATCTAAATTAATACATGTTTTAATATTTCATCTTCCTCTACTATTCTTTTAGCAAGAATTCGATTTTCTTCAACGTGAATATATGTGTATCTGCTTGATTTTATTGAAGGCGCATCATCTATTGCCCTCTTAAAATCTTCCTTTTTCATTTTTAAAGATTTAACATATTCAAAAAAACCTGTTTCCTTTAACACTTTACTTATCCTCTCAAATCTATGATTTTGAACCTTTGCCATAATGTAAGTTGCTATACCAACTTGTATCCCATGAAGCTGCGATACTTCTACGAACTTATCTAAAGCATGAGAAATTAAATGTTCTGAACCAGAAGCAGGTGAGCTATTTCCTGCTATCTCCATAGAAATTCCATTTAAAGTTAACGAATCCACTAACTCTTTTAAAAACAAATCATCTTTAATAGTCTTAAATTCAGTTCGCACAAAACTATTTACTGCTTTCTTAGAAATCATAGTTGCAAAATCATCAACAATAGCCTTTCCATTCTCCTCTTCAAATTTCCAATCATATAAAGCAGTAATATTTGAAACTAAATCACCAATTCCAGAAAATATAAATTTTTCTGGAGCTCCTTTAATTACATCAATGTCTACAATAATTCCATAAGGTGTTTTAGCCGGAACAGACATACGTCTATCATTGACCAACAACGAAGCTCCTGCACTTGAAAATCCATCATTAGAAGTTGAAGTTGGTATACTAATAAAAGGTAGCTTTTTCAAGAAACTCATATACTTAACCCCATCAATAACTTTTCCTCCACCAACTCCAATCAATGCTTCAACATCATTTGATATTTCAAATGCTTTTGTACTTATTGCCTCAAATTTTATATCTGATATTATTTCTACATTAGAAATTTCTATATCAACCTCTTTTAATGAATTACGTATAGCATCTCCAAACAATTCTTCTATACCTTCCCCAAAATAAATCGACACCTTTTGAAACATTGCTTTTTTAATCAAAGTTCCTACATTATTGATATTTCCTTTTCCCACTTCAAGTATCGAAGGAATTGCTATTCTATGAATTGAAGTTTTCATTTCTCCACCCCTTATTCTAATTTTATTTAATATTAAAGCATACTCAAGAATACAATAAGATAATATATAATTTATTATATATCTTTATCCTAAAGTTTTCTTTCATATGCTTTATTTTAAATCAAAAAATTTATTATTATGTATTCCTAAACTTCTTGCCGAGAAAAATTAATTCAAATCATTAACTACCTTATTAATTTTTTCAGCCTTATCTACTGCTTGAGTCCAGACTTCCTTTGAAGGAATTATCTTTTCAATTGCTGTGTAACTTTCCTTCACTCCTGGTATATTAACTAAATTTGTACTTTGTAACGACATTAGTACAAAATAGCACACTCCTATTATTGCAACTGTTTTTATAATTCCACTAATAGCTTTTATTACAACATAAACAGCTATAATAGTTACTGCTGCTAAAATTATTGTATTAGTTGTCAAATGAACTGGAGCTTTATCTAACATATTATTTATCGTTTCCATTGTAATCTCTCCTCTTCACGGATACTTTTTTGATAATATTATTTTTTTGCATCCACCTTATAAATTTGTTGTATTTTATTATAACACATGTTAAGTTTTTTTCCATTTTTTCAGCGCAAAAAAATTATATTTACATTAATTAAACCGTGGAAAAATACTTTAACCACGGTTTAAAATAATATTATTAAATTTATTTTATTATTTATTATTTATTAGATTCATTGCAAAGCTCAAAACTTTTGGACCATTACACATACCATAATCTATAGACGGAATTGCTTCTACAGGAATATTATATTTCTCACCTTTTTTCTTCATTTCAGGAAGCTGAAAACGAATTTGCGGCCCTATTAATACGACATCTGCCTTTGCCATATTTGAATCAGCTGCATCAGTAGATACTGCCCAAATTGTTGCTTCAATTCCTTCTTCTTTCGCTGCTTTCTCCATCTTTGTAACTAATAAACTTGTAGACATTCCTGCCGAACAAACTAATAAAATTTTCATTAAAATCACCTCATAATATTTTTTTATATCTTTCACTTTAATTTTACGTACTAAATATTTTTACTTATAAACTGTTTCCGTATTTTTAGCTTCAAAACATCTATCAGTAGATATCTTTTTAAACCAACGACCTGATTTTTTAATAATTCTATTTCTATCATCTTCTAAATTAATTTCAATTAGCCCATATCTATTCTTAAATGCATTCTGTGGTGACACATTATCAGTAAATGCCCACAACATATATCCAATACAATTGCATCCTTCTTCAACAGCTTTTAAAAGCCAAATTAAATGATCAGATATAAATTCTATTCTATAATCATCTTGAATTATACCTTCTTCATTTTTATACTTTGCTTCGCCTTCCACTCCCATTCCATTTTCAGCAATGAACCATTCAATATTTCCATATTCATTTTTAATTCTCATTGCCATATCATACATTATTTTAGGATATATTTCCCAACCTCTATGAGGATTCATCTTTTTACCAGGCAAATCAAACATATCATAATAGTATGACGGATGAAATGGCACCTCTGGATTCCACCCATTTGTCCTAGCTTTTACTCTATGAGGAAAATATAAGTTTAACCCCAATAAGTCAACAGTGTTATTTTTAATAACAGCTAATTCTTCATCATTATATTCAAATAAACAATCATGTTTTTGTAGAATTTCAAATAATTCTGCTGGAATTTCTCCTTTTACACTTGGATCAAGATAAAGTCTATTGAAGAAAAGATCATACATTTCAGCTGCTTTCATATCATGAGGCGCTGACGATCTTGCATAAGTCACTTCTGGGTTTAAAATAACACCAATTTTCCCTCCAATATCCTTTCCAATTTCACCTAACTTAAAGGCTTCAACTACTTTTGCTGTTGCAAGAATTTTATTATAATTCCACTGCATCCAAGTTCTTGTATTTTGTTCAAATGGCCATCTAATCGCATCTAAATACACTCTAGTTTGTACTACTATTGGTTCATTAAAAGTGAACCAATACTTAACTTTATGGCCAAAAGCTTCAAAAGCTTTCTTAGCATATTCTACAAATAAATTCACTACATGCTTAGATCCCCATCCCCCATATTCTTCAAATAATACAGCTGGTAATTCATAATGCTCAAGACATATCATTGGTTCAACACCATTTTTAATAACCTCATCTATCATATTGTTATAATATTCAAGTGCTTCTTCGTCAACTTCTGCAGTTTCATAATCTTTTATAAATCTAGACCAATCAATAGAGGTTCTATATTTTTGTAATCCCACCTCACTCATAAGTTTAGCATCTTCTTTATATCTTCTATAAAAATCCGTTGCTAATGTAGGTCCATAACCATTGTGCCAAAGATGTGGTGTAGATTTATACCACAAATCCATATATGAATCTTGACCATCCTTTTTACCTGTCCACCCCTCAGTTTGCCATGCGGATGATGATGCTCCAAGGAAAAAATTTTTAGGTAATTCAAATGTACTTTTTTTCAACTCCATATCTTGCCTCCAAATATACTATGAATTTTAATATTGTTCTAATTTTTTTAGGTTTTGCCTATTTCATTATTAAGTTTTTGATTTAACTATTTTTTATGTTATAATATAATCCGAAAATGTTTATTAATTATTCTTGATCAGATGTGCGAAATATGCCCATTTCACACATCTCATCTTTTTATTTTGAATTTGTCATATCTTTTCTTATTTCTATAATTTCTTCTGCCAATTGTTTTACTGTAATTCCTGTCATCAAGTGGTCTTGAGCATGTATTAATAATAGCGAAATTATTTTTGCGTTTCCATCTGCCTCCATGGTCAATAATTCTGTTTGTACATGATGTGCTTGTTCAAATTCTTTACTTGATTTTTTCAATAACTCTTCTGCTCTTTCAAACTCTTTTTCTTTTGCCGCTCTAATAGCTTCGAAAGCATAACTTCTTCCGTCCCCACTATGCATTATTAAAGAGAATGCTTGTTGTTCTAAATTTTCCATTATATTTTCCTTTCCTTTCTTAGTATTAGATTTCTATATTTATCTAAGATACTTCTATATCTTCTTGTTCTTGCCTTACCATATTATGATCATAAGCTTTTAGGAATGGCCAATAAATAATAGCTGAAACAAGTATATTTATACCTTGAAGAATTATAGCTCTCCAATCGCCGTTTGTAGCTAAAAAGCCTGAGAAAAATGATGGTACAGTCCATGGTACTGCAATTCCTGCTGGATAACTAACTAAACCTGTTGCCATTGCAATATAAGTTATTGAACCTACAGCTAAAGGCGCTAGAATAAATGGAATCATCATTATTGGATTCATAACTATTGGAATACCAAATATTATAGGTTCTGAAATATTAAATATCGCAGGTGCAAGAGCTAATTTACCTATTGATTTTACTTGTCTTGATTTTCCAATCAATATAATACATATAATTAAACCCAATGTTGCTCCGCATCCACCTAAACTGTTAACGAAGTTATCATAAAATTGAAGCGTTACTATATTCGGTAATTGGTGACCTGCTTCTAACGCTGAACGATTTTGGTCCATAGCTGGTAGTAATATTGAATCCATAACTCCGAATACTACACGCGTCCCATGTATTCCAAGTGTCCAAAAGAAACTATAAAGTGATACTGTTGCAAACATTCCACCAAAAGATAATCCAACTAAAGCCAATGGTGCTCCAACGAATTTAGTTATAAAAGCAAACACTGTTTGGTATGATGTACTTTCAAATCCTAAACGTATTAAGAAAAACACTACTAAAATAATAAGACCTGGTGTTATAGCTGTAAAAGATTTTGCTACAGCTGGTGGTACAGATTCTGGCATTTTTACTACCCAATTCTTTTTAACAACAAATATAAATATTTCTGTAGCGATTATTGCTGTAAGAATTGCTACTATTAATCCACCTGCTGATAGATTTGCTGTCGGCAGAACTTTTCCCAAACTCAATTTATCACCATTTTGTAATACTACATCAATAGTTTGTACTGGTGTTAGCATTA
The window above is part of the Clostridium saccharoperbutylacetonicum N1-4(HMT) genome. Proteins encoded here:
- a CDS encoding L-ribulose-5-phosphate 3-epimerase codes for the protein MKGYSLGLYEKSMPSYLTWEEKLNCAKECGFDTVEISIDETEEKLSRLYMSKGDRKAIVELMFKCGVEIRTMCLSGHRKYPLGSMSEEIRIKGMDIMKRAIELADDLGVKIIQLAGYDVYYEEGNEVTRKYFEENLRKAVEMAASKGVILAFETMETEFMNTVEKAMEFVKIVDSPYLQIYPDCGNVTNATLEKGSSATEDFDKGKGHIAAVHLKETVPGKFREITFGTGHVNFEEIIKKSWELGVRKFTAEFWYTGNEDWKEVIRDTKIFIDEKFKKALA
- the araD gene encoding L-ribulose-5-phosphate 4-epimerase, which gives rise to MLEELKKKVYEANMLLPKYKLVTFTWGNVSAIDRETGLFVIKPSGVDYEMMKPEDMVVVDMDGKVVEGKYKPSSDTPTHLKLYKDFKDIGGIVHTHSRYATIFAQAGKGIIPYGTTQADYFYNEIPCTRNMTSEEISNEYEYNTGGVIVETFSKLNPVHVPAVLVKNHGPFSWGKDALDAVHNAVVLEEVAMMALNTELLSNHNANRMPQDLIEKHFMRKHGPNAYYGQG
- a CDS encoding PTS sugar transporter subunit IIB, which gives rise to MLKVIAACGSGMGSSQIIKMKINKVFKKLGIEVSVQHNSVGEAKSQASSFDVVFCSEVLKSNFKRAEDSGTIIIGLKNILSEQEMEEKVLEQIVNKK
- a CDS encoding PTS ascorbate transporter subunit IIC; this translates as MEILLGIWKFFQVNILTNPAFFIGFIVLIGYLLLKRPIYEAIAGFIKATVGYLILNVASGGLVSNFRPILAGLKDRFNLTAAVIDPYFGQTAAQKAIENIGRSFSLMMIVLLIAFIFNIILVLFRKVTKVRTVFITGHIMVQQSSTALWLVLFCFPNIIDTQAVIMLGLLLGAYWAVSANLTVEATQELTEGGGFAVGHQQMFGIWLTDKIAGKIGNKEKSIEHLQLPGFLQIFNDNVVATGVLMMLFFGTIMGILGSDLLHQIDKTGFAADRNFFFYIMEKSLSFAVYLSILQLGVKMFVGELTESFQGISNKILPGSMPAVDCAATYGFGHANAVTIGFLFGALGQFISILGLIVFHSPVLIITGFVPVFFDNATFAVFANRKGGLKAACIIPLVSGIIQVLGGAFAAYYFGLSQFGGWHGNFDWDTVWPVIGFLMKNFTYVGFGIAVIALLAIPQFQYLKNKKGYFKIAEDYEEYLNEIEKA
- a CDS encoding PTS sugar transporter subunit IIA, with product MLKELIEKGRISFHDGFDNWEDAIKASCKPLINDGAIEEAYADAIIENVKKYGPYIVIAPNICIPHAQEGVVGVNETAMCFMRTKNPVHFSDDPEQDARLFFVLASTDNEVHLQNLSNMVGLIEDEAVVDKLLEAECKEDLDAIVEMLQANAV
- the ulaG gene encoding L-ascorbate 6-phosphate lactonase, producing MSKVNEITRESWILNTFPEWGTWLNEEIEQEEVKPGTFAMWWLGCTGIWLKSEGNANICVDLWVNSGKKTKANPLMAKQHQHQRMIGCVAMQPNLRNSVCVIDPFKIKEVDAILATHDHSDHIDANVAAAVIQNCSKDVKFIGPQACVDIWLGWGVPEDQCIVVKPGDVVKVKDTEIVALDSFDRTELVTAPKGTILKDKMPRDMDKLAVNYLFKTPGGSLYHSGDSHYSNYYAKHGNDHKIDVALGSFGENPRGMTDKMTSIDILRMAECLNTKVVIPFHHDIWTNFMADTQEIITLWNMRKYRLQYKFKPFIWEVGGKFVYPNDKDVMQYHHDRGFHDAFEIEPDLPFKSML
- a CDS encoding DeoR/GlpR family DNA-binding transcription regulator, with protein sequence MKKTQGIVSKRRARILEYLNSNETISNNELAEKLNISPLTLRRDLQALDEEGLVVRHYGGAKLASSSDKYENPSSNENENNSTLLDNKHALAKYAASLINDGDTIFINSSSTALLILEYLGHKRVYVVTNNGKALHSTIGPNIDLVLTGGQVYERKQSLIGEFATYILSKITANKCFLGVSGIDCDLGISTSVLQETLVNHEMINRCGGPIYVLADSNKIGKHHNFSSGEINEISHLITDSNISDEDIEKFKEKGVTVTKVTNE
- a CDS encoding iron-containing alcohol dehydrogenase family protein, which encodes MKTSIHRIAIPSILEVGKGNINNVGTLIKKAMFQKVSIYFGEGIEELFGDAIRNSLKEVDIEISNVEIISDIKFEAISTKAFEISNDVEALIGVGGGKVIDGVKYMSFLKKLPFISIPTSTSNDGFSSAGASLLVNDRRMSVPAKTPYGIIVDIDVIKGAPEKFIFSGIGDLVSNITALYDWKFEEENGKAIVDDFATMISKKAVNSFVRTEFKTIKDDLFLKELVDSLTLNGISMEIAGNSSPASGSEHLISHALDKFVEVSQLHGIQVGIATYIMAKVQNHRFERISKVLKETGFFEYVKSLKMKKEDFKRAIDDAPSIKSSRYTYIHVEENRILAKRIVEEDEILKHVLI
- a CDS encoding PTS sugar transporter subunit IIB, translating into MKILLVCSAGMSTSLLVTKMEKAAKEEGIEATIWAVSTDAADSNMAKADVVLIGPQIRFQLPEMKKKGEKYNIPVEAIPSIDYGMCNGPKVLSFAMNLINNK
- a CDS encoding glycoside hydrolase family 1 protein — its product is MELKKSTFELPKNFFLGASSSAWQTEGWTGKKDGQDSYMDLWYKSTPHLWHNGYGPTLATDFYRRYKEDAKLMSEVGLQKYRTSIDWSRFIKDYETAEVDEEALEYYNNMIDEVIKNGVEPMICLEHYELPAVLFEEYGGWGSKHVVNLFVEYAKKAFEAFGHKVKYWFTFNEPIVVQTRVYLDAIRWPFEQNTRTWMQWNYNKILATAKVVEAFKLGEIGKDIGGKIGVILNPEVTYARSSAPHDMKAAEMYDLFFNRLYLDPSVKGEIPAELFEILQKHDCLFEYNDEELAVIKNNTVDLLGLNLYFPHRVKARTNGWNPEVPFHPSYYYDMFDLPGKKMNPHRGWEIYPKIMYDMAMRIKNEYGNIEWFIAENGMGVEGEAKYKNEEGIIQDDYRIEFISDHLIWLLKAVEEGCNCIGYMLWAFTDNVSPQNAFKNRYGLIEINLEDDRNRIIKKSGRWFKKISTDRCFEAKNTETVYK